A stretch of Labrus mixtus chromosome 7, fLabMix1.1, whole genome shotgun sequence DNA encodes these proteins:
- the rbl1 gene encoding retinoblastoma-like protein 1 has translation MRGEESSDSESGRMEESSVRRSLETLCQELNMDEQTAAEAMENFTAIWNTYTLEGEVVHWLACSLYAACRKGSTPTVGKGLMEGNCVSLTRILRTAKLSLIQFFSKMRKWADMSNLSQDFRLRMEHLERNFEVSTVIFRKFEPIFMDMFQNPQGGEPPRQPRSRKHRRLPCHISDVFKFCWTLFVYTKGNFRMIGDDLVNSYHLLLCCLDLVFGNALLCANRKDLINPTFRGLPPLYRADGHVPADELPPCVLERLCELHDGLVVEAKGIKQHYFKPYIQKLFNRQILKGNEDSLTELLDPQNFIDNNKAINKEYEEYVLTVGDFDERVFLGADADEEIGTPRKIVQEPSASRTNTHNTLQQHMEKSGSLAPSTPLTGRVYLKEKDLLVTPVSSATQSVSRLQSIVAGLRTAPSEHMMQIFKSCSRDPTESIVSRVKTLGQTFKEHYTNDSEDMPGSHIDFAENRLKLAEILYYKILENVMVQETKRLHGKDMSVLLEQDIFHCSLMACCLEVVLFSYSSQRTFPWIINIFKLTPFYFFKVIEVFIRSEEGLSRDMVKHLNSIEEQVLESRAWSADSALWSALQAAGNKVPTVEEVNFSSSLDSGSGPGSGSNSLGGGQSHLPLVALSPIIHPRIREFRSGLGSARKDVPPSPLSVHDRYSSPAAGSAKRRLFGDDTPVQTSGGTPTVSPMSSPAKRLTFGSSSTLRIGTQGGQTTVLSFPLQGVNNERTFTLIPVQSCDSSGPITAQFLLTASPTRLASPSRLTVAPTASDPQTGSGRPRRTGSLALFFRKVYHLASVRLRDLCVKLDILPEQRRKIWTCFEHALVHSSELMKGRHLDQLLLCSVYIISKITKETHSFHDIMKCYRSQPQAHSHVYRSVLLRHTNREQVTDENMEVDPVSGGESAEKTNQAPGEENSDQSGEEERGDLIQFYNNVFVLKMKSFALRYASHDNRADAPPLSPFPSVRAQPLSPRRVSQRHSLYVSPHKNAAGCLTPNSFTYRINSSPSKELSDINRMIRQGSVSRKRAFTMEGDVMMSSACDSPSKRACPENGSSPDVLLKRLQDVVSERQSH, from the exons ATGAGGGGCGAAGAGTCGTCGGATTCTGAGTccgggaggatggaggagagctCGGTCCGGAGGAGTTTAGAGACTCTGTGTCAGGAACTGAACATGGACGAGCAGACTGCGGCTGAAGCCATGGAGAACTTCACGGCCATATGGAACACGTACACACTGGAG ggcgAGGTGGTGCACTGGTTGGCCTGTTCTCTTTATGCAGCCTGCAGAAAAGGATCCACTCCCACAGTGGGTAAAGGTTTAATGGAAGGAAACTGTGTCTCCCTCACCAGGATCCTCCGCACCGCCAAACTCAG TCTGATCCAGTTCTTCTCGAAGATGAGGAAGTGGGCCGACATGTCGAACCTCTCTCAGGACTTCAGGCTGCGGATGGAGCATCTGGAGAGAAACTTTGAGGTGTCCACCGTCATTTTCCGAAAGTTTGAGCCCATCTTCATGGACATGTTCCAGAACCCGCAGGGAGGCGAACCGCCACGGCAACCACGCAGCAGGAAGCACAG GCGTCTGCCGTGTCACATCAGTGATGTGTTCAAGTTCTGCTGGACTCTGTTCGTCTACACCAAag gtaacTTCCGTATGATCGGAGACGACCTGGTGAACTCGTAtcacctgctgctctgctgccttGACCTCGTGTTTGGAAACGCTCTGCTGTGTGCCAACAGGAAAGACCTGATCAACCCCACCTTCAGAG gtctCCCTCCTCTGTACCGCGCTGACGGCCATGTTCCAGCTGACGAGCTTCCTCCGTGTGTGTTGGAGCGTCTGTGTGAGCTTCATGACGGGCTGGTGGTCGAGGCCAAAGGCATCAAACAGCACTACTTCAAACCGTACATCCAGAAACTGTTCaacagacag ATTCTGAAAGGAAACGAGGACAGTTTGACCGAACTGTTGGACCCTCAGAACTTTATCGACAACAA taaagCCATAAACAAGGAGTACGAGGAGTACGTGCTGACGGTGGGAGATTTTGACGAGCGGGTGTTTCTAGGAGCGGACGCAGACGAGGAAATTGGGACTCCGAGGAAAATCGTTCAGGAGCCTTCAGCCAGccggacaaacacacacaacacacttcaGCAACACATGgagaag tcTGGCTCTCTCGCCCCCTCCACCCCTCTGACGGGGCGGGTCTACCTGAAGGAGAAAGACCTCCTCGTCACGCCGGTCTCCTCGGCGACACAGAGCGTCAGTCGTCTGCAGAGCATTGTGGCCGGGCTGAGGACGGCGCCCAGCGAACACATGATGCAGATCTTCAA GTCCTGCTCCAGAGATCCCACAGAGTCCATCGTGAGCAGAGTGAAGACACTCGGACAAACTTTCAAAGAACATTACACCAACGACTCAGAGGACATGCCCGGCTCTCATATAG ACTTCGCAGAGAACCGCCTGAAGCTGGCCGAGATCCTGTACTACAAGATTCTGGAGAACGTGATGGTGCAGGAGACCAAACGGCTGCACGGCAAAGACATGAGT gtgttgttggAGCAGGATATCTTCCACTGCTCTCTGATGGCATGTTGTCTGGAGGTGGTGTTGTTCTCCTACAGCTCACAGAGAACTTTCCCCTGGATCATCAACATCTTCAAACTCACACCCTTCTACTTCTtcaag GTGATCGAGGTGTTTATCCGCTCCGAGGAGGGTCTGTCCAGAGATATGGTCAAACACCTGAATTCCATCGAGGAGCAGGTGCTGGAGAGCCGAGCGTGGAGCGCCGACTCCGCCCTGTGGAGCGCCTTACAGGCTGCAGGAAACAAGGTCCCCACAGTGGAGGAG gtgaatTTCTCCTCCAGTCTGGACTCTGGTTCTGGTCCCGGCTCTGGTTCCAATTCTTTGGGAGGAGGTCAGTCTCACCTGCCTCTGGTCGCCCTCTCCCCCATCATCCACCCTCGAATCAGGGAGTTCAGATCAGGCCTGGGCAGCGCTCGTAAAG acgtTCCTCCCTCTCCGCTCTCGGTACACGACAGGTACAGCTCTCCGGCAGCAGGCAGCGCTAAACGCCGTCTGTTCGGTGACGACACGCCTGTCCAAACGTCAGGAGGGACCCCCACTGTGAGCCCCATGTCGTCGCCCGCCAAAAGGTTAACATTCGGATCCAGCAGCACGCTGAGGATCGGCACTCAGGGCGGGCAGACCACCGTCCTCAGCTTCCCCCTGCAAG GTGTGAATAACGAGCGCACCTTCACTCTGATCCCGGTCCAGTCGTGTGACTCCTCCGGTCCGATCACGGCTCAGTTCCTGCTCACCGCCTCACCGACCCGACTCGCCTCCCCGAGCCGATTGACCGTCGCACCCACAGCATCCGAcccacagacaggaagtggacgGCCTCGACGCACTGGATCACTCGCTCTGTTCTTCAGGAAG gtgtatcACCTGGCCAGCGTGCGTCTCAGGGACCTGTGTGTGAAGCTGGACATCCTGCCTGAGCAGCGCAGAAAGATCTGGACGTGTTTCGAGCACGCTCTGGTGCACAGCAGCGAGCTGATGAAGGGCCGCCACCTGGAccagctgctgctctgcagCGTCTACATCATCTCCAAG ATCACCAAAGAGACTCACAGCTTCCACGACATCATGAAGTGTTACCGCAGCCAACCACAAGCACACAGCCac gtgtaccGCAGTGTGTTGCTGCGTCACACTAACAGAGAGCAGGTGACGGACGAGAACATGGAGGTGGATCCTGTTTCAGGAGGagaat ctgcagagaaaaccaATCAGGCTCCAGGAGAGGAGAACTCTGACCAATCAGGGGAGGAGGAGCGCGGTGACCTCATCCAGTTCTACAACAACGTCTTCGTGCTGAAGATGAAGAGCTTCGCGCTGAGATACGCCTCCCACGACAACCGG gctgacgcccctcctctctctccgttCCCGTCGGTGCGTGCTCAGCCTCTCTCGCCTCGTCGTGTTTCTCAGAGACACTCGCTCTACGTGTCTCCTCACAAGAACGCTGCAGGCTGCCTCACCCCAAACTCGTTTACCTACAGGATCAACAGCAGCCCGtccaag gAGTTATCGGACATCAACCGGATGATCCGTCAGGGCTCTGTCAGCAGGAAGAGGGCGTTCACCATGGAGGGTGACGTTATGATGTCATCAGCCTGTGACTCCCCCAGCAAGAGGGCGTGTCCGGAGAATGGCAGCAGTCCAGACGTGCTGCTGAAGCGTCTGCAGGACGTCGTGTCAGAGCGTCAGAGTCACTGA